A portion of the Thunnus albacares chromosome 23, fThuAlb1.1, whole genome shotgun sequence genome contains these proteins:
- the LOC122975608 gene encoding mucin-2-like has protein sequence MFSGIGLQFISAAISCNTSTDTSSPISTYTSTDTSSPISTYTSTDTSSPISTYTSTDTPTPISTYTSTDTSIPISTYTSTDTPTPTSTYNSTDTPSPISTYTSTDTSIPISTYTSTDTSIPISTYTSTDKSSPISTYTSTDTSIPISTYTSTDTPTPTSTYTSTDTSSPISTYTSTDTSIPINTYASTDISSPISTYTSTDTSIPISTYTSTDTPTPTSTYTSTDTSSPISTYTSTDTSSPISTYTSTDTSIPISTYTSTDISSPISTYTSTDTSIPISTYTSTDTSSPISTYTSTDTSIPISTYTSTDNSKYLSAPTYTNTSTPLSV, from the coding sequence atgttttcaggaATTGGACTTCAGTTTATTTCAGCTGCTATCAGCTGTAACACTTCAACTGATACCTCAAGTCCTATCAGTActtacacttcaactgacaCCTCAAGTCCTATCAGTActtacacttcaactgacaCCTCAAGTCCTATCAGCActtacacttcaactgacaCTCCAACTCCTATCAGTActtacacttcaactgacaCCTCAATTCCTATCAGTACTTACACTTCAACTGATACCCCAACTCCTACCAGTACTTACAATTCAACTGACACCCCAAGTCCTATCAGTActtacacttcaactgacaCCTCAATTCCTATCAGTActtacacttcaactgacaCTTCAATTCCTATCAGTActtacacttcaactgacaAATCAAGTCCTATCAGCActtacacttcaactgacaCCTCAATTCCTATCAGTActtacacttcaactgacaCCCCAACTCCTACCAGTACGTACACTTCAACTGACACCTCAAGTCCTATCAGTActtacacttcaactgacaCCTCAATTCCTATCAATACTTACGCTTCAACTGACATATCAAGTCCTATCAGTActtacacttcaactgacaCCTCAATTCCTATCAGTActtacacttcaactgacaCCCCAACTCCTACCAGTACGTACACTTCAACTGACACCTCAAGTCCTATCAGTActtacacttcaactgacaCCTCAAGTCCTATCAGTActtacacttcaactgacaCCTCAATTCCTATCAGTActtacacttcaactgacaTATCAAGTCCTATCAGTActtacacttcaactgacaCCTCAATCCCTATCAGTActtacacttcaactgacaCATCAAGTCCTATCAGTActtacacttcaactgacaCCTCAATTCCTATCAGTActtacacttcaactgacaATTCAAAGTATTTAAGTGCTCCAACTTACACTAACACTTCAACTCCTTTAAGTGTTTAA